From Pseudomonadota bacterium, one genomic window encodes:
- a CDS encoding trimethylamine methyltransferase family protein: protein MELIQQAYLERIHNDALRVLEEVGVKCESIKIRQLFEETGLAAYDESSGTIHILSPLVEQALNTAPKRDQYWIPENSFGVGGTAPFVYDDNSGELIEPKIEHLVKIAQLVDKADVVDFMARGVLIVKQEVKVMDTIIEHCRKPIYVAALTDEGIARAKEIHDTRGLITVQFSIINSPLNIIESMVDPFLSCVKSGIPIYVSTMPMAGLSGPYSMSGLLTLTHAEALFGITLTQLANPGLMVVHAGLPSIANIRKNYAVDLGLISHNVANLLIEKVNKMLDIPSIQTACTTNEDKPGKRAEEDAINGFAMMKKYGFHQMRHSFGFLKELISFSIPKLERHIDLCRETTAKQSPDYELEPYDEEGLNTIIRNGINANYMRDENTLTNTGRCFLN from the coding sequence ATGGAATTAATTCAGCAAGCATATCTGGAAAGAATACATAATGACGCTCTTCGTGTTTTGGAAGAAGTCGGCGTTAAATGTGAATCTATTAAAATAAGGCAGCTATTTGAGGAAACCGGCCTTGCTGCCTATGATGAATCTTCCGGGACAATCCATATTCTCTCGCCTCTGGTAGAACAGGCTTTAAATACTGCTCCTAAACGGGATCAGTACTGGATTCCGGAAAATTCTTTCGGTGTTGGAGGAACAGCCCCTTTTGTTTATGATGATAACAGTGGAGAGTTGATTGAACCAAAAATTGAACATCTGGTAAAGATAGCCCAGCTTGTTGATAAAGCTGATGTGGTTGATTTTATGGCAAGAGGTGTGCTTATCGTTAAGCAGGAAGTAAAAGTGATGGATACAATAATTGAGCATTGCCGCAAACCCATATATGTGGCTGCCTTAACCGATGAAGGTATAGCCCGTGCCAAAGAAATCCATGATACAAGAGGATTGATCACAGTGCAGTTTTCCATTATAAACAGCCCATTAAATATTATTGAGAGTATGGTAGATCCTTTTCTTTCATGTGTTAAAAGCGGTATTCCGATTTATGTATCGACCATGCCTATGGCGGGCCTGTCCGGTCCTTATTCCATGTCGGGACTTTTGACACTTACTCATGCCGAGGCGCTGTTTGGAATTACATTAACCCAGCTGGCAAACCCAGGCCTGATGGTTGTCCATGCGGGTCTGCCATCCATAGCCAATATCCGAAAAAATTATGCGGTTGATCTGGGTCTTATATCACATAATGTAGCAAATCTGCTGATAGAAAAAGTAAACAAGATGCTTGATATTCCATCTATCCAGACTGCCTGCACTACCAATGAGGATAAACCGGGCAAAAGGGCGGAAGAAGATGCCATCAACGGTTTTGCAATGATGAAAAAATACGGCTTTCATCAGATGCGACATTCCTTTGGATTTTTAAAGGAATTGATCTCATTTTCAATACCTAAGTTAGAAAGACATATTGATTTATGTCGCGAAACAACTGCAAAGCAGTCCCCTGATTATGAACTGGAACCTTATGATGAAGAAGGTCTTAATACAATTATCAGAAACGGAATCAATGCCAATTATATGAGAGATGAAAATACCCTTACAAATACAGGAAGATGCTTTTTAAACTAA
- a CDS encoding phosphoribosylaminoimidazolesuccinocarboxamide synthase: MTQAICETDFKDIKLIKRGKVRDIYDLDDKLLMVATDRISAFDVVMPDPIPDKGKILSKISLFWFDMMKSVIKNHVISGNVNDYPSKCRQYADILNQRSMLVIKTNPLPIECVVRGYLSGSGWNSYKESGEICGIKLPKGLKESDKLPEPIFTPSTKEEVGFHDINIDFDETVKRIGKDLAETIKKLSIEIYNKGAQFALQKGIIIADTKFEFGLLENEIIIIDEILTPDSSRFWPENSYKPGGPQSSFDKQYLRDYLSSIKWDKNPPAPSLPKNVIDDTRSKYMEALKRLSGTEL; encoded by the coding sequence ATGACGCAAGCAATTTGTGAAACTGATTTTAAAGATATTAAACTTATTAAAAGAGGAAAAGTAAGAGATATTTATGATCTTGATGATAAACTTTTAATGGTTGCAACAGACAGAATTTCTGCTTTTGATGTAGTAATGCCCGACCCTATACCGGATAAAGGAAAAATTCTTTCGAAAATATCCTTGTTCTGGTTTGATATGATGAAATCCGTAATTAAAAATCATGTTATTTCAGGAAATGTTAATGATTATCCTTCAAAATGCAGGCAATATGCTGACATCTTAAATCAAAGAAGCATGCTTGTAATAAAAACAAATCCACTTCCTATTGAATGTGTTGTAAGAGGATATTTATCAGGATCAGGATGGAATTCTTATAAAGAAAGTGGAGAAATTTGCGGTATAAAACTTCCAAAAGGTTTGAAAGAATCCGATAAGCTGCCTGAACCAATTTTTACTCCTTCAACAAAAGAAGAAGTAGGCTTTCATGATATAAATATAGATTTTGATGAAACTGTCAAAAGAATAGGAAAAGATCTGGCTGAAACTATAAAAAAATTAAGTATTGAAATATATAATAAAGGGGCGCAATTCGCACTCCAAAAAGGTATTATAATTGCTGATACAAAATTTGAATTCGGACTTCTTGAAAATGAAATTATTATAATAGATGAAATCCTTACTCCGGATTCATCAAGATTCTGGCCGGAAAATTCTTATAAACCGGGAGGGCCTCAATCAAGTTTTGATAAACAATATTTGAGAGATTATCTATCTTCGATCAAGTGGGATAAGAATCCACCTGCGCCTTCTCTTCCAAAAAATGTTATTGATGACACCCGCAGCAAATACATGGAAGCATTAAAGCGTCTTAGCGGCACTGAATTATGA
- a CDS encoding nitrilase, which translates to MNVTVYQTSPVLLDLKSNLKDIIGKIHQGKEQGAQLMVFPELALTGYFVGKRHHKVALRLDSKEITKLASATKGTAAVIGFIEESPSMNFYNSALVAIDGEIAFAVRKLNLPNYGVFEERKFFSSGKHIPVFKLHDFTIAVFICNDLWHPSLPYLGVTQKADIFITIFNSSQGSMGTAFSNIETWSIINRFYSRVFGIYNICANRVGEEGLIEKRDINYTDELLDDNPEPYRFWGGSEILNPFGQVIAQAKMYEPDEISAELSRDLLRQKRILLPYLRNDDPYFTHRELGRILFGSEKGPPFKPKI; encoded by the coding sequence ATGAATGTAACTGTTTATCAGACAAGTCCCGTACTTCTGGATCTAAAGTCTAACCTGAAAGACATTATCGGCAAAATTCATCAGGGCAAAGAACAAGGAGCCCAGCTTATGGTATTTCCGGAACTTGCGTTAACAGGATATTTTGTTGGTAAACGACATCATAAAGTAGCACTTAGGCTTGATTCCAAAGAAATCACGAAATTAGCCTCTGCCACAAAAGGTACGGCTGCAGTCATTGGTTTTATTGAGGAATCGCCTTCTATGAATTTTTATAATTCAGCTCTGGTGGCTATAGACGGAGAAATAGCTTTTGCCGTAAGAAAGCTGAATCTTCCCAACTATGGCGTTTTTGAAGAAAGAAAATTTTTTTCATCCGGAAAGCATATTCCGGTTTTTAAACTACATGATTTTACTATTGCTGTCTTTATATGCAATGACCTCTGGCATCCTTCCCTGCCATATCTTGGCGTGACACAAAAAGCCGATATTTTTATTACAATATTCAATTCTTCTCAGGGTTCAATGGGGACAGCTTTTAGCAATATTGAAACTTGGTCGATTATAAATAGATTTTATTCCCGCGTTTTCGGTATTTATAATATATGCGCAAACCGGGTCGGAGAAGAAGGTCTTATAGAAAAAAGAGATATTAATTACACTGATGAATTATTGGACGATAATCCTGAACCTTACAGATTCTGGGGTGGAAGCGAAATACTTAATCCTTTTGGACAGGTTATAGCTCAGGCTAAAATGTATGAACCGGATGAAATTTCTGCCGAGTTATCAAGAGATTTGCTTCGACAAAAAAGAATTCTCCTGCCTTATTTAAGAAACGATGATCCTTATTTTACTCACCGGGAGCTTGGCCGTATTTTATTTGGTAGTGAAAAAGGACCTCCATTTAAACCTAAAATATAA
- a CDS encoding GTPase domain-containing protein has product MAVFNLKSREIECKIVFYGPGRSGKTTNLEYIFKTYKKQVSDQMVTINTEGDRTLFFDFLPMGLGKIKGCDVKVQLYTVPGQVQYSSTRKLVLKGADGIVFVADSFAIRREKNMLSLKDLDQNLKECGLNIFKIPLILQYNKRDIANIPGNTIPIMSIEKLQNDLNKQLKVPHFPASALSGQGVGATLKECLKLTLVHLQKEFNWAQ; this is encoded by the coding sequence ATGGCGGTTTTTAACCTAAAAAGTCGCGAGATTGAATGTAAAATTGTATTTTACGGCCCGGGAAGATCCGGTAAGACCACCAATCTCGAATATATTTTCAAAACTTATAAAAAACAGGTTTCCGACCAAATGGTCACGATCAATACCGAGGGGGACAGAACCCTCTTTTTTGATTTCCTTCCCATGGGGCTTGGTAAAATCAAAGGGTGCGACGTTAAAGTACAACTGTATACCGTTCCAGGACAGGTTCAATACAGTTCTACCAGAAAACTGGTTTTAAAGGGTGCGGACGGAATTGTATTTGTAGCCGATTCTTTTGCTATCAGACGCGAAAAAAATATGCTTTCGCTTAAAGATCTTGATCAGAACCTGAAAGAATGCGGGCTCAATATTTTTAAAATTCCTCTCATACTTCAATACAATAAAAGAGATATAGCCAATATTCCCGGTAACACTATACCGATAATGTCTATAGAAAAACTGCAAAATGATCTTAACAAACAACTCAAAGTTCCGCACTTCCCGGCAAGTGCTTTGTCGGGTCAGGGTGTAGGAGCAACATTAAAAGAGTGTTTAAAACTGACTCTGGTTCATTTGCAAAAGGAATTTAACTGGGCTCAATAG
- a CDS encoding acyl-CoA thioesterase: protein MSILNIYATITLCLYKGAILEGKKIKDSQVTTIQQMTHLDANFAGNVHGGVVMKHIDSTAGIVATRHAQCNVVTASIDRLDFISPVYIGDLLILKASVNMVGKTSMEIGVKVEAQNYITGETRTTALAYLTYVALDQKGNPAYVPPLILENEEETRRNREAASRREMRLAERKREKNK, encoded by the coding sequence ATGAGTATCCTAAATATTTACGCCACAATTACTTTATGCTTATATAAAGGAGCTATTTTGGAAGGAAAAAAGATAAAAGACAGCCAGGTTACAACTATTCAGCAAATGACACATCTTGATGCTAACTTTGCCGGAAATGTGCATGGCGGGGTAGTAATGAAGCATATTGATTCCACCGCAGGAATTGTTGCTACCAGGCATGCGCAATGCAATGTTGTTACAGCTTCAATTGACCGTCTGGATTTTATCAGCCCGGTATATATAGGAGATTTATTAATCTTGAAAGCCAGTGTTAATATGGTAGGCAAAACTTCTATGGAAATAGGTGTAAAGGTGGAAGCCCAAAATTATATTACCGGTGAAACCAGGACAACGGCACTGGCTTATCTCACGTATGTTGCTTTAGATCAGAAAGGAAATCCTGCCTACGTTCCTCCGCTTATTCTTGAAAACGAAGAAGAAACCCGGAGAAACAGGGAGGCTGCGTCCAGAAGAGAAATGCGGCTTGCAGAAAGAAAAAGAGAAAAAAACAAATAA
- a CDS encoding 2-oxoacid ferredoxin oxidoreductase (catalyzes the coenzyme A-dependent decarboxylation of 2-oxoacids, such as pyruvate and 2-oxoglutarate): MNFDIEKTDIAWCPGCGNFGILNALKSTLNELDINPQNLVLVSGIGQAAKTPHYLRTNFFNGLHGRALPPATMIKAANPDLHVIITSGDGDMYGEGGNHFIHAIRRNPDITIIVHNNMVYGLTKGQASPTSQLGFVTPLQVDGVFEEPFNPLAVAVSLNASFVARTSIHNQDLSKNIFKQAIQHKGFALVDTFTPCVSFNKINTWKWYEENTYVIDDSYDPTNRDSAFSKACESSPWPLGIIYKSKAKPSFEENLYAYKNNNKPVINREVQWDKLKALIESKSM, encoded by the coding sequence ATGAACTTTGATATAGAAAAAACAGATATCGCATGGTGCCCCGGCTGCGGTAATTTTGGGATACTTAATGCCTTAAAAAGCACTCTTAACGAATTGGATATAAATCCTCAAAACCTGGTTCTGGTATCAGGCATTGGGCAAGCAGCAAAAACCCCACATTATCTTCGTACAAACTTCTTTAACGGTCTTCATGGAAGGGCTTTACCACCGGCAACGATGATTAAAGCGGCAAATCCCGACCTGCACGTCATTATTACAAGTGGCGATGGTGATATGTACGGTGAGGGCGGTAATCATTTTATACATGCTATACGCAGAAATCCCGATATTACTATAATCGTACACAACAATATGGTTTACGGCCTCACAAAAGGCCAGGCTTCGCCTACCAGCCAACTCGGGTTTGTGACTCCCTTACAGGTTGACGGTGTGTTTGAGGAACCTTTCAATCCATTGGCTGTTGCTGTATCCCTGAATGCTTCTTTTGTTGCCAGGACATCTATTCACAATCAGGATTTAAGCAAAAATATTTTTAAACAGGCAATACAGCATAAAGGTTTTGCCCTTGTAGACACCTTTACCCCCTGTGTATCCTTTAACAAGATTAATACATGGAAATGGTATGAAGAAAACACATATGTTATAGACGATAGCTACGATCCGACAAACAGGGATTCCGCTTTCAGCAAAGCATGTGAATCATCTCCATGGCCACTTGGAATTATTTATAAAAGTAAGGCAAAACCAAGTTTTGAAGAAAATCTTTATGCTTACAAAAATAATAATAAGCCTGTCATCAACCGGGAAGTACAGTGGGATAAGTTAAAAGCATTAATTGAAAGCAAAAGCATGTAA
- a CDS encoding cyclic nucleotide-binding domain-containing protein, which produces MSNISLSGNLNFLNLGELFQIFGTNSSTGVLKIKSKYSSDPGLMYFVKGNIVDASAGTKRGVDAAYALFGWIDGDYEFYQEEVNLKNVVQKSRMEITLDALRLLDDGQIEKLGPVSFEKKPSGSSDKQSAIPVIRGPLVDYAYVVDEEEHFDGNKIVEEGKYGNWMWTVLEGTVEIIKETDKGTVKILRLSDGSFIGSISAVMPGDRVRNASAKAVGTVQLGLLDSQRLYGEFTKLSSEMKEIIKSLDNRLQTQTTMMIDTYLNKINVKDILQNKKILIEQGSPNNKCYKITEGEVLIVRNTKNGYLPIVNLSAGDYIGQIPFINIGQEPHSASVLGSTNIKATAIETGNIQKEYDNLSLTFKNILENIGSCISATTMVASELHRKSSSS; this is translated from the coding sequence ATGAGTAATATATCACTTTCCGGAAATTTAAATTTTCTTAATCTTGGAGAATTATTCCAGATTTTTGGCACAAACTCAAGCACAGGTGTTTTAAAGATTAAGAGTAAATATTCTTCCGATCCGGGATTAATGTATTTTGTAAAAGGAAATATTGTTGATGCTTCTGCAGGAACAAAAAGGGGCGTTGATGCCGCATATGCTCTTTTTGGATGGATTGACGGTGACTATGAATTTTACCAGGAAGAAGTAAATTTAAAAAATGTCGTACAAAAAAGCAGAATGGAAATTACCTTAGATGCTTTAAGACTGCTTGATGACGGCCAGATAGAAAAACTTGGTCCTGTTTCTTTCGAAAAAAAACCTTCAGGAAGCTCTGATAAACAATCTGCCATTCCCGTTATCAGAGGCCCACTCGTTGATTATGCCTATGTTGTTGACGAAGAAGAACATTTTGATGGCAACAAAATAGTTGAAGAAGGCAAATACGGCAACTGGATGTGGACAGTATTGGAAGGAACAGTTGAAATCATTAAAGAAACTGATAAAGGTACCGTAAAGATTTTAAGACTTAGCGATGGATCATTTATCGGTAGCATTTCAGCGGTTATGCCTGGGGATAGGGTAAGAAATGCTTCAGCAAAAGCTGTTGGAACAGTGCAACTCGGCCTGCTGGATTCGCAAAGGCTTTACGGTGAGTTTACCAAATTATCTTCCGAAATGAAAGAGATAATAAAAAGTCTTGACAATAGATTGCAAACACAAACAACAATGATGATTGATACCTATTTAAATAAAATAAATGTAAAAGATATTTTGCAAAATAAGAAAATACTAATCGAACAGGGCTCACCCAATAATAAATGTTATAAAATAACAGAAGGGGAGGTTTTGATAGTCCGTAACACAAAAAACGGCTATCTCCCAATAGTAAATCTTAGTGCCGGAGATTATATAGGGCAAATTCCCTTCATTAATATTGGTCAGGAACCGCATTCAGCATCGGTTTTAGGCTCAACAAACATCAAAGCTACCGCCATTGAAACAGGAAATATTCAAAAAGAATACGATAATCTTTCGTTAACCTTTAAAAATATCCTGGAAAATATCGGATCATGTATCTCTGCTACAACAATGGTTGCAAGTGAACTGCATAGAAAATCATCATCATCATAA
- the mgtE gene encoding magnesium transporter, whose amino-acid sequence METIDRKKIIENILHFIEENNVQSLQELVENTHPADLAEILQALDNDKRDYLFSLMNAETASYVVTELDEVTRLDIVSDLKTERLSEIVDEMDSDDAADIVAELPEKVQEQVLANIEPQDRAEVEKLLVHDEDSAGGIMALEYIAVYEDQIVDDAISEIRTRAEEVDEIFYIYAVDRANRLVGVVPMKSLFLRNPKRVIKDIMHTDVISVGVDMDQQEVANVVRKYNLSAIPVIDKHKRLIGRITVDDIVDVLHEEADEDIHHMAGITYQEFSQETSTFRITKNRLPWLIVAFVGELMAAMVLSRFEVSLMEIAALTFFIPVIMAMGGNAGIQSSTTVVRSMALGESGTSLRSNFFREFRVALLNGLSIGTLLVLVIQVWPNIEKPLFLGAIIGISMLFVIVNSTLFGAVIPYALNKLKIDPAIATGPFITTSNDVFGLLIYLSMATYYLKHLR is encoded by the coding sequence ATGGAAACAATAGACAGAAAAAAAATAATAGAAAACATTCTTCATTTTATCGAAGAAAACAATGTGCAATCGCTTCAAGAACTTGTTGAAAACACGCATCCTGCTGACTTAGCTGAAATTTTACAGGCATTGGATAATGATAAACGTGATTATCTTTTTAGCCTGATGAATGCTGAGACTGCTTCATATGTTGTAACCGAGCTTGATGAGGTAACACGTCTTGATATAGTCAGTGATCTGAAAACAGAAAGATTGTCGGAAATTGTCGATGAAATGGATTCCGACGATGCCGCAGATATTGTAGCTGAACTTCCCGAAAAGGTTCAAGAACAAGTACTTGCCAATATTGAACCGCAAGATAGGGCTGAAGTCGAAAAACTGTTGGTACATGATGAAGACAGCGCCGGTGGTATCATGGCGCTCGAGTATATTGCCGTTTATGAAGATCAGATAGTTGATGATGCCATTAGCGAGATCCGGACCCGTGCTGAAGAGGTTGATGAAATATTTTACATCTATGCTGTGGACAGAGCAAACCGCTTAGTCGGTGTAGTTCCTATGAAGAGTTTGTTTCTTAGGAATCCAAAGCGCGTTATCAAGGACATAATGCACACCGACGTCATTTCCGTAGGTGTTGATATGGATCAGCAGGAAGTTGCAAATGTAGTAAGAAAATATAATTTATCTGCTATTCCTGTTATTGACAAGCATAAGAGGCTTATTGGCCGTATTACAGTTGATGATATTGTAGATGTACTTCATGAAGAAGCAGATGAAGATATCCACCATATGGCCGGTATTACATACCAGGAATTTTCGCAGGAAACATCAACTTTTCGTATTACAAAAAACAGATTGCCATGGCTCATTGTTGCTTTTGTCGGAGAATTAATGGCTGCTATGGTTCTTAGCCGTTTTGAGGTTTCACTTATGGAAATCGCCGCACTTACCTTTTTTATTCCCGTAATTATGGCAATGGGCGGTAATGCCGGAATTCAATCAAGTACTACAGTAGTGCGTAGCATGGCTTTAGGTGAAAGCGGCACCAGCTTGCGATCTAACTTTTTTCGGGAATTTCGTGTTGCATTATTAAATGGTTTATCTATCGGAACCTTACTGGTGCTTGTGATTCAGGTATGGCCTAATATAGAAAAGCCTCTATTTCTTGGAGCTATTATAGGCATTTCCATGCTGTTTGTAATTGTAAATTCTACTTTATTTGGTGCAGTTATACCTTATGCACTGAACAAATTAAAAATCGATCCGGCCATTGCAACCGGTCCTTTTATAACAACATCAAATGATGTTTTCGGACTTCTCATATATCTAAGTATGGCTACTTATTATCTGAAACATTTGCGTTAA
- a CDS encoding 2-oxoacid:acceptor oxidoreductase subunit alpha, which translates to MSQTLPSNDISIVLGGEAGQGIQTIEQLLTKILKQNNLYVFATKEYMSRVRGGTNTTSIRVGSHPLQAPIDRIDLIIPLDKQVLHRVQKRITENTIIVGDNEVLESNLKIIDIPLSKLSKELGSKIYSNSIVLGIILSLLKTDYQILENHLRKYFEKKGDKVVELNIRAANLGFEHGRKLRENNTVLLPELSISDIQTDIMINGSEAIAMGAIAGGCRCITSYPMTPGTGVITFMAKVAHDFELIVEQAEDEIAAINMAIGAWYAGARTMVTTSGGGFALMAEGLSLAGMLEMPVVIHLAQRPGPATGLPTRTEQGDLELALYAGHGEFPRIILAPGSLKNAFYITQKAFNLADKFQVPVIILTDQYLVDTYYNIPPFDLNQLKIENHIIETDENYLRYKITDDGISPRGIPGKGKGLIGVDSDEHDEAGHITEDPELRVKMVDKRLAKLSLIKESVIPAQIYGPSNSRKIIISWGSTNRIVREAVVCLGKKDIAHIALQQVYPLPENLHQVLLTAKNTIIVENNATSQLGKLILRETGVKINHKILKYNGLPFTVEELTEKISEIIS; encoded by the coding sequence ATGTCCCAAACGCTACCATCAAATGACATCTCCATAGTCCTCGGTGGAGAAGCCGGCCAGGGTATTCAGACAATTGAGCAGCTTTTAACAAAAATTCTCAAACAAAATAATCTTTATGTTTTTGCCACAAAAGAATACATGTCAAGAGTCCGCGGCGGAACAAATACTACCAGTATTCGTGTAGGCTCACATCCTCTACAGGCTCCTATTGACAGGATCGATCTTATTATACCTTTAGATAAACAAGTGCTTCATAGAGTCCAAAAACGTATCACGGAAAATACAATTATTGTCGGAGACAATGAGGTGCTGGAAAGTAATTTGAAAATCATTGATATACCTTTAAGCAAACTCTCAAAAGAGCTTGGCAGCAAAATTTATTCAAACAGCATCGTACTTGGTATTATACTTTCTTTGCTGAAAACAGACTATCAGATTTTGGAAAACCACTTAAGAAAGTATTTTGAAAAAAAAGGCGATAAAGTCGTTGAACTTAATATCCGGGCTGCCAATCTTGGTTTTGAGCATGGCAGAAAACTGCGGGAAAACAATACGGTTTTGCTTCCTGAATTATCAATATCAGATATTCAAACCGATATAATGATAAACGGTTCCGAGGCAATCGCCATGGGAGCAATCGCGGGCGGATGCCGCTGCATTACTTCTTATCCAATGACTCCAGGAACAGGGGTAATCACTTTCATGGCTAAAGTTGCCCATGATTTTGAATTAATAGTTGAACAAGCCGAAGATGAAATTGCAGCCATTAATATGGCAATCGGAGCATGGTATGCCGGTGCAAGGACTATGGTTACAACATCCGGAGGCGGTTTTGCATTAATGGCTGAAGGCTTGAGTTTAGCAGGTATGCTTGAAATGCCGGTTGTTATTCACCTTGCCCAGCGGCCAGGTCCAGCTACAGGACTGCCTACACGTACCGAACAAGGAGATCTTGAGCTTGCGCTTTATGCCGGACATGGAGAATTTCCAAGAATTATTCTTGCTCCGGGATCTTTAAAAAATGCTTTTTATATTACCCAAAAAGCTTTTAACCTTGCCGACAAATTTCAGGTTCCTGTTATTATTCTAACTGATCAATATCTTGTAGATACTTATTACAACATACCACCCTTTGATTTAAATCAGCTTAAAATAGAAAACCATATTATTGAAACAGATGAAAATTATCTTCGATATAAGATTACAGATGACGGCATTTCACCACGCGGCATACCGGGTAAAGGCAAAGGACTTATAGGGGTAGATAGCGATGAACATGACGAGGCCGGGCACATAACCGAAGATCCGGAGTTAAGGGTAAAAATGGTAGATAAGCGTCTTGCAAAACTCTCGCTTATCAAGGAATCTGTCATTCCTGCTCAAATATATGGACCTTCAAATTCCCGGAAAATTATTATCAGCTGGGGTTCTACAAACCGTATAGTAAGAGAAGCCGTGGTGTGCCTTGGCAAAAAAGATATTGCCCATATCGCACTCCAACAAGTTTATCCATTGCCTGAAAATCTGCATCAAGTTCTTTTAACCGCCAAAAATACGATTATTGTTGAAAACAATGCCACATCACAACTTGGAAAACTGATTTTACGTGAAACAGGAGTTAAGATAAATCATAAGATTTTAAAATATAACGGGTTGCCGTTTACTGTTGAAGAACTCACAGAGAAAATATCCGAAATAATTTCTTGA
- a CDS encoding ParB N-terminal domain-containing protein: protein MIWKEELVFLSSILLEDDTFRITTEENIDTLARSINNNGLINPPILLINNSGYSIISGFRRIKAIQSLGKSDLVARVLCKNDSSLEYVKIAISDNSFQRQLNLIEISKCYKMVSSYFEEKALPEAAFSLGLPDNPVLIKKIIKLCDLPVIIQKYILSDTLSLAMALELTKPEYNQTGTDIAIIFDKLKLSLNKQREFLTLCYEIAVNENITIADLLKEDNLSNILNDKNIDRNQKTRLIRNHLKKRRFPTLIQFETEFENNLKKLNLIEGIKLIPPPNFEGSSFHINMEFKKITDLNEQTKYLNKLIENPVLRKILSKEI from the coding sequence ATGATATGGAAAGAAGAACTTGTCTTTTTATCTTCGATTTTATTAGAAGATGACACTTTTAGAATAACAACAGAAGAAAACATAGATACCCTTGCCCGTTCAATTAATAACAACGGGCTTATCAACCCGCCAATACTGCTTATAAATAATTCCGGATATTCCATTATAAGCGGTTTCAGGCGAATTAAGGCAATACAAAGTCTCGGAAAGTCAGATTTAGTTGCGAGAGTGCTTTGCAAAAACGATAGTTCTCTTGAATATGTCAAGATCGCTATAAGTGATAATTCATTTCAAAGGCAATTAAATTTAATTGAAATATCGAAATGCTATAAAATGGTTTCAAGCTATTTTGAAGAAAAAGCTTTGCCTGAAGCCGCTTTTTCACTTGGCCTTCCCGACAATCCTGTTTTGATTAAAAAAATTATAAAGCTTTGCGATTTGCCGGTTATAATACAAAAATATATTCTTTCTGATACACTTTCTCTGGCAATGGCTCTTGAACTCACAAAACCGGAATATAATCAAACAGGAACCGATATTGCCATTATTTTCGATAAATTAAAGCTTAGCCTTAATAAGCAAAGAGAGTTTCTTACGCTTTGTTATGAAATCGCCGTAAATGAAAATATCACTATTGCAGATTTGTTAAAAGAAGATAATTTAAGTAATATTTTAAACGATAAAAATATTGATAGAAATCAAAAAACACGTTTAATTAGAAATCACCTTAAAAAAAGACGTTTCCCAACTCTTATACAGTTTGAAACTGAATTTGAAAATAATTTAAAAAAACTTAATCTTATTGAAGGAATCAAGCTGATACCACCTCCTAATTTCGAAGGCAGTTCTTTTCATATAAACATGGAGTTTAAAAAAATCACAGACCTGAATGAACAAACTAAATATCTTAACAAACTGATAGAAAATCCGGTATTACGTAAAATACTTTCAAAAGAAATTTAA
- a CDS encoding PilZ domain-containing protein, with protein sequence MTENKRKHSRFNSLNLLHIEVYENDLLVKQGTGRTINVSESGILLETHFLINNESTVLVSIALKESLVEIKGIVIHTIQDSKDKYKIGIKFNPITKPNLEILKVYIDNFTTEKNEKEI encoded by the coding sequence ATGACAGAAAACAAGAGAAAACACTCAAGATTTAATTCGCTTAACTTATTGCATATAGAAGTTTATGAAAATGATTTACTAGTGAAACAAGGGACAGGCAGAACTATTAATGTTTCGGAATCAGGAATTCTTCTCGAAACACATTTTTTGATTAATAACGAAAGCACTGTTTTGGTGTCTATTGCTCTGAAAGAATCTTTGGTGGAAATTAAAGGCATAGTAATTCATACAATACAAGACAGCAAAGACAAATATAAAATAGGTATTAAATTTAATCCGATCACTAAACCTAACCTTGAGATTTTAAAAGTATATATTGATAATTTTACAACAGAAAAGAATGAAAAGGAAATTTAA